The Chrysemys picta bellii isolate R12L10 chromosome 12, ASM1138683v2, whole genome shotgun sequence genome has a segment encoding these proteins:
- the LOC101939574 gene encoding acetylcholinesterase-like: MLGLFPCLLLLSLPGSSSGSDDDGTVVLTTSGPIRGKRLPAGSSTVTAFLGIPYAEPPVGALRFQKPLPHQPWSHVLETTSFGNACHQPLLTGYPDAYMWTPKTPQSEDCLFLNVWVPHPRPPAPVPVLVWIHGGGFFVGAASLELQDGRFLAATENVIVASMNYRLGALGFLSLPPAAPGNAGLWDQRLALRWLWDNMAAFGGDPARLMLFGQSAGAASVGFHLLSPGSRPLFTRAALQSGATTSPLAWFSPEMAKEIGRALGRDLGCTDFNDTALVGCLQGKEPGDFGKRIMSMPGSVPTVDGDFLPDEPLRLLEAGHSQPIPLLAGVTANEGSYLIINVLNFTRVNASHVSWEELLEVLRVTMPGLPWEGVQAAAERYNQKGQGSAWYHRTMAHIISDYHVVCPIAKTAGQMAEAGGPVYAYTFTHRPSGLSSPKWMGVPHGSEVPYLFGTLASMGGANHTHTEAEVALSRRVMRYWAEFARSGNPTGAGGSGEQWPRYNATEKNFFRVGTEPPQVEGTSPARLCGILTPLVPDYQRLKAQAKGTAEPAGETERLED; the protein is encoded by the exons ATGCTGGGACTCTTCCcctgcctgctcctcctctccctgccgggctccagctctggctccgaTGACGACGGCACCGTGGTGCTCACCACCAGCGGCCCCATCCGGGGCAAGCGCCTTCCGGCCGGCTCCAGCACAGTGACGGCCTTCCTGGGCATCCCCTACGCCGAGCCCCCCGTGGGGGCCTTGCGCTTCCAGAAACCACTTCCCCACCAGCCCTGGAGCCACGTCCTGGAGACCACCAGCTTTGGCAACGCCTGCCACCAGCCGCTGCTTACTGGTTACCCTGATGCCTATATGTGGACACCCAAAACGCCGCAGTCCGAGGACTGCCTCTTCCTCAACGTCTGGGTGCCCCATCCCCGGCCCCCCGCGCCGGTCCCCGTCCTCGTCTGGATCCACGGCGGGGGGTTCTTCGTAGGTGCAGCCTCCTTGGAGCTCCAAGATGGGCGCTTCTTAGCCGCCACCGAGAATGTGATCGTGGCCTCCATGAACTACCGCCTGGGGGCGCTGGGcttcctgtccctgcccccggCCGCCCCGGGGAACGCCGGCCTGTGGGACCAGCGCCTGGCGCTGCGCTGGCTGTGGGACAACATGGCTGCCTTCGGCGGGGACCCAGCTCGTTTGATGCTCttcggccagagtgctggggccGCCTCGGTCGGTTTCCACCTCCTGTCCCCGGGGAGCCGGCCCCTCTTCACCCGCGCCGCGCTGCAGAGCGGTGCCACCACCTCTCCCTTGGCCTGGTTTAGCCCAGAAATGGCCAAGGAGATAGGCCGGGCACTGGGCCGTGATCTGGGCTGCACCGATTTCAATGACACCGCCCTGGTGGGCTGCCTGCAGGGGAAGGAGCCGGGAGACTTTGGGAAACGCATTATGTCCATGCCTGGTTCCGTGCCGACCGTAGACGGGGATTTCCTCCCCGATGAGCCACTGAGACTCCTGGAGGCCGGGCACAGCCAGCCTATACCCCTCCTGGCCGGTGTCACGGCCAACGAAGGCTCCTACTTAATCATCAATGTCCTGAACTTCACCAGGGTGAACGCCAGCCACGTGAGCTgggaggagctgctggaggtgctgAGGGTGACAATGCCGGGGCTGCCATGGGAGGGCGTCCAGGCGGCAGCAGAGCGGTACaaccagaaggggcagggctcggCGTGGTACCACCGCACCATGGCTCACATCATCAGTGACTATCATGTGGTGTGCCCTATAGCCAAGACGGCTGGGCAGATGGCGGAGGCCGGCGGTCCCGTGTATGCCTACACCTTCACCCACCGCCCCAGTGGCTTGTCTTCCCCCAAGTGGATGGGGGTGCCACATGGCTCCGAGGTGCCCTACCTGTTTGGGACCCTGGCGTCCATGGGGGGAGCCAATCACACGCACACGGAGGCCGAGGTGGCACTGAGCCGCAGAGTGATGCGCTACTGGGCAGAGTTCGCCAGAAGTGG GAACCCcacaggggcaggaggcagcggGGAGCAGTGGCCTCGTTACAATGCCACAGAGAAGAATTTTTTCCGTGTCGGAACGGAGCCGCCTCAGGTGGAGGGGACGTCGCCCGCCCGGCTCTGTGGCATCTTGACACCATTGGTCCCAGACTATCAGCGGCTCAAGG CCCAGGCCAAAGGAACTGCTGAACCAGCAGGGGAGACAGAACGTCTGGAGGACTGA